CTTCGAGTCCCCGCACCGGCTGCAGCGCACCCTGGAGACCGCGGTGGAGGTCCTCGGCCCGGACCGGGAGGCCGCGGTGTGCCGTGAACTGACGAAGGTCCACGAGGAGATCCGCCGGGACTCGCTCGCCGGGCTCGTCGCCTGGGCCGACGCCGGCGGCACCGACGGTGCGGGGATCCGCGGGGAGATCACCGTGGTCGTCTCCGCCGCACCCGAGACCGGCCCGGTGGACCCGGCCGATCTCGTGGCGGTGGTGGCGGAACGGACCGCCGGCGGCGAGCGGCTCAAGGACGCCTGCAAGGCGGTCGGCCGGGAGTACGGCGTCCCGAACCGGGAACTGTACGAGGCGGTGCTCGCCTCCCGCGGCTGATGCAATAGGCTGGACGGCATGTCGAAACATGTCCTCACCTCCGTTGCCTGGCCGTACGCCAACGGCCCCCGCCACATCGGACACGTCGCCGGGTTCGGCGTCCCCTCGGACGTCTTCGCCCGGTACGAACGAATGTCGGGCAACGAGGTGCTGATGGTCTCCGGGACGGACGAGCACGGCACGCCGCTGCTGGTCCAGGCGGAGAAGGAGGGCGTGCCGGTCCAGGAACTCGCCGACCGGTACAACCGCGTCATCGTCGAGGACCTCGCCGGACTGGGACTGTCCTACGACCTGTTCACCCGCACCACCACCCGCAACCACTACGCGGTCGTCCAGGAGCTGTTCCGCGGGCTCAACGACAACGGCTACATGGTGAAGCAGACCACCACCGGGGCCATCGACCCGAAGACCGGCCGCACCCTGCCGGACCGCTTCATCGAGGGCACCTGCCCGATCTGCGGGGCGACCGACGCCCGCGGTGACCAGTGCGACAACTGCGGCAACCAGCTCGACCCGGCCGACCTCATCGACCCCCGGTCGAAGATCGACGGGGCGACCCCGGAGTTCGTCGAGACCGAGCACTTCATGCTCGACCTCCCGGCCTTCGCCGGTGCCCTGGAGGAGTGGCTGAAGACCCGCACCGGGTGGCGTCCCAACGTCCTGAAGTTCTCCCTGAACCTGCTCAAGGACATGCGTCCCCGCGCGATGAGCCGCGACATCGACTGGGGTGTGCCGGTGCCGATCGAGGGCTGGCAGGACAACAACGCCAAGAAGCTCTACGTGTGGTTCGACGCGGTCGTCGGCTACCTCTCTGCCTCCATCGAGTGGGCGTGGCGCACCGGGGACCCGGAGGCCTGGAAGAAGTGGTGGTCCGATCCGGAGGCGCTGTCCTACTACTTCATGGGCAAGGACAACATCACCTTCCACTCCCAGATCTGGCCCGCCGAACTGCTCGGCTACGCGGGGAAGGGCGACAAGGGCGGTGAGGTCGGGGTCCTCGGCGAGCTGAACCTGCCGACCGAGGTGGTCTCCTCGGAGTTCCTCACGATGTCCGGCTCGAAGTTCTCCTCCTCGAAGGGCGTGGTCATCTACGTCCGTGACTTCCTGCGGGAGTTCGGCCCGGACGCGCTGCGGTACTTCATCGCCGTCGCCGGCCCGGAGAACATGGACACCGACTTCACCTGGGACGAATTCGTCCGCCGGGTGAACACCGAGCTCGCCAACGAGTGGGGCAACCTCGTCAGCCGCACCGTGTCCATGGCCGTGAAGAACTTCGGTGAGATCCCCGCCCCGGCGGAGTTCACCGCGGAGGACCGGGACCTGCTCGATGACGCGGCCGCGGCGTTCGGCGTGGTCGGCGAGGCGATCAGCCACTGCCGGTTCAAGGCCGGGATCGCCGAGGCGATGCGCATCGTCGGCCGGGCGAACCAGTACCTCGCGGCCCAGGAGCCCTGGAAGCTGGCCAAGGATGAGGCGCAGCGCGACCGGCTCGGGACCGTGCTGTTCACGGCACTGCAGGTCATCGCGGACGCGAACACGCTGCTCACCCCCTACCTGCCGTTCTCCGCCCAGCGGGTCTTCGAGACCCTCGGCGGGACCGGCGTATGGGCCGCGCAGCCGGAGGTCCGGGAGGTCACCGACGATTCGCCGCTGACCCCGGTGGGTGTCGGCCTGCCGGAGGCGGGACGCAGCTACCCGGTCATCATGGGTGACTACGCCGACCAGCAGGCCCGCTGGGAGCGGATCGACCTCACCCCGGGGACGCCGCTGTCGAAGCCCGCCCCGCTGTTCACCCGCCTCGACCCGGAGCTCGCCGAGAACGGCCCGGAGTGGGCGCGGGTCGAGAAGGACTAGTTCGTCCTGTCCGGGGAGGTCGTGAATGCATGACCACTGGGAGGACGAGGAAGAACCCTCCCGGTGTCCCGGATGTCCGCGGAACGAACCGACAGGTCGACGGCTCGGCCTCCATGTCGACATTGCGAACCGGCAGGTCGAAAAATCCGCCCCGGAGCAGCACCTGGGCTCGTGAACCCAACGGCCGGGAGAGCGGACCGACACCTCGGCTCGTGAAACCGACGCCGACGACGACGTTCGCAACCTCCCCGGGAAGTACAGCCGGACCGGCCGTCCCCGGGGTCCACCGGCTACCCTGACAGCCATGTCGAAGAGGAAGCGCCCGACTCCCGTCCCGCCCGAGCCCCTGCCGGAGCTGGCGGACGCCCACACCCACCTCGCCTCCTGCGGGGCGACGACCCCGGCGCAGGTGACCGAGGTCATGGACCGGGCGGCGGCGGTCGGGGTGCACCGGATCTGCACCGTCGGCGATGATCTCGCCGAGTCCGTCGAGGCGCTGGCGGCCGCGCACGCCGATGACCGGGTGTACGCCGCGTGCGCGGTGCATCCGACCAGGGCGTCCGACCTCTTCACCGACGGGGTGCAGGACCGGCTGCGGGAGCTCGTCGCCGACCCCCGGTGCGTGGCGGTGGGGGAGACCGGGCTGGACACCTACTGGATCACCCACGAACCGGAGACCACTGCGCCGCTCGACGTGCAGGAGGCGGCCCTGCGGTGGCACATGGCACTGGCCGCGGAGGTCGGCAAGCCGCTGATGATCCACAACCGGGAGGCGGACGCCGACCTGCTGCGCATCCTCGACGATGCCCCGGAGGATCTGCCGGTCATGCTGCACTGTTTCTCCTCGCCGCTCGCGGTCGCCCGGGAGGCGGTCGATCGCGGGTACTGGCTGAGTTTCTGCGGGAACGTGACTTTCCGGCGCAATGAGGAACTGCGGGAGGCGGCACGGCTGTGCCCCGCGGACCGGATCCTCGTAGAGACGGATGCCCCGTTCATGACGCCGGAACCGTTCCGGGGTGCCCGGAATGAACCGGCGTTCGTCGGGTACACCGCACGGTGTGTTGCCGAAGTGAGAGGTGTGACTCCCGAGGCCCTCGGGGCGCAGGTGGCGGGCAATGCGCGCCGGTTGTACGGATGGGTGTGACAGTCGCGACAAAATCGTGACATTCTGCTGCGGATGTTTGGCCGTGACCGTATCGTTACCGTATCGTGATCTGAGTCAACGTCATCCGAGCATCGGTGGGAGCCGGTGAGAAAGCAGGCGCCAGTGTCCCCCAAGAGCAAATCCCGACTGCACCGCATCAACCACAGCAGTTCCGTCCCGCTGCGCGTCGCCACCGGCGGCATGCTGGCCACCCTCGTGGTCGGTGGCACGGTCGTCGCGACCAACCACAAGGACGTCACCCTCGACGTCAACGGCAAGATCATCAAGGCGTCCACGATGTCCGGCGACGTCGCCGGCGTCCTCAAGGACGAGGGGGTCAAGGTCACCGACAAGGACCTCATCACCCCCGGCCTCGACGAGAGTGTCTCCGGGTCGGACACGGTCACGGTGCGCTCCGCACGCCAGGTGGCGCTCACGGTCGACGGACAGTCCCGCAGCGTCGACACGACCTCGATGACGGTCTCGGACCTGCTCAACGAGCTCGGCTACTCCCAGGACGGTGCGGCCCTGTCCTCCGGCATGTCCTCGCAGATCCCGGTCGACGGCATGGAGCTCAACATCACCACGCCGAAGTCCTTCACCCTCAACGACGGCACCCCCGGCGAGGCCCCGGCCACGATGAGCATGGCCGCCGCGACCGTCGGTGACGTCCTGGCGATGCGCGGCACCCCGCTGGGCAAGGACGACACGGTCACCCCGTCCGCGGACACCCCGCTCACCCAGGACATGCACATCGACGTCGACCGCAAGTCGGTCGAGGAGGTCACCGAGGACCACGACATCGACGCCCCGGTGCGCGTCGAGGAGGATGCGGACGCCCCGGAGGGCGAGGAGACCGTCGTCGACCCGGGCGCCGCCGGCAAGGCCCGCGTCACCGTGAAGATCCACAAGGACAACGGTGTGGAGACCGGCCGCGAGGTCCTCAAGAGCGAGGAGCTCACCCCGGCCAAGGAGCGCGTCGTCCGCCGCGGCACCAAGCCGGCGGCCTCCGCCTCGGCCCCGTCCGTCGCCGACGGCTCGGTGTGGGACACCATCGCCCAGTGCGAGTCCACCGGCAACTGGGCCATCAACACCGGCAACGGTTTCAAGGGCGGCCTCCAGTTCACCGACTCCACCTGGGCCGGCTTCGGCGGCACCGAGTACGCCCCGAGCGCCGACCAGGCCACCCGTGAGCAGCAGATCGCCGTGGCAGAGAAGGTCCAGGCGGCCCAGGGCTGGGGAGCCTGGCCGGCCTGCACCTCCAAGCTCGGCATCGGCTAGTCGTGGTCCCCGGGCCACCCCGGGTTATCATCGACCTGTGACCGACAGCGACAACACCAGCGACACCACCGGGATCCGGCTGCTCGGCCCGGTCGAGATCCGCGGCCTGGCCGCCGAACTCGACATCACCCCGACGAAGAAACTGGGGCAGAACTTCGTCCTCGACCCCAACACGGTCCGCCGGATCGTCACCGCCGCCGACCTCACCCCCGACGACCACGTCATCGAGGTCGGTCCGGGACTCGGCTCGCTGACGCTGGCCCTGCTGGAGCAGGCCGGGGACGTCACCGCGGTGGAGATCGACCCGCGGCTGGCGGAGCGCCTGCCGCGCACCGTCGCCGAGTTCGCCCCGTCGCGCGCCGACGACGTCCACGTCGTCCGGCACGACGCCCTCACCCTCACCGCCGCGGACATGGATGCCGCCGGACTGCCGGCGCCCACCGCGCTGGTGGCCAACCTCCCGTACAACGTCTCGGTGCCGGTGCTGCTGCACCTGCTCGAGGAATTCCCGTCGATCACCCGCGTGCTCGTCATGGTGCAGCTGGAGGTCGCCGACCGGCTGGCGGCGTCCCCGGGATCGAAGATCTACGGGGTGCCGAGCGTGAAGGCGGGATTCCACGGGACCGTCCGCAAGGCCGGTACGGTCGGCCGGAACGTGTTCTGGCCCGCGCCGAAGATCGATTCGGGGCTGGTGCGCATCGACCGGTGGACCGACGGGACCCGGCCCTGGCAGGCGGCCCTCGAGGACATCGGGGCCGACCGGCTGCAGGCCGAGGTCTTCGCGGTGACCGATGCGGCGTTCCTGCAGCGGCGCAAGACCCTGCGTGCCGCACTGTCCGGCTACTTCGGTTCCGGCGCCGCCGCGGGCGAGGTGCTGGCGGCCGCGGGGATCGACCCGCGGGAACGCGGCGAGAAGCTCTCCACCGAGCGGTTCGTCGATCTGGCGGTGGCCTCCCTCGGCAGGGCCGGACAATGACCGCGCCGGACGCCGACCAGGACCCCTCCCTCGGCTGGACGGTCAGCGCAACGGCCCAGGGCAAGGTCAACCTGCACCTCGCCGTCGGTGCCCGACGCCCCGACGGGTACCACGACCTGGAGACCGTCTTCCAGGCGCTCGACCTCACCGAGACCGTCACCCTGACGGTCGTGGGGACGTGCGGGCCCGGGGAGGGCCCCGGGGACATGGTCGCCGGGGTCACGGTGACCGGGCGGGACGCCCACCTCGTCCCCGCCGGTGGGCGGTCCGGGGACATCGCCGACAACCTCGCGGTCCGGGCGGTGCGCGCGGTCGCGGCATCGGGGACGTCGTCGGGGGCCGTCGACGCCGCGGCTCCGTTGCCGCGGATCCGGATCGACATCGACAAGGGGGTGCCGGTCGCCGGCGGAATGGCCGGCGGATCCGCGGACGCCGCGGCCGCCCTCCTCGCCGCCCGGGCACTGCTCGGGTCCCGGCACAGTGACGCGGACCTGACCGCCCTGGCGGCCGACCTCGGCGCCGATGTCCCGTTCTGCCTGCTCGGCGGGACCGCACTGGGGCAGGGCCGCGGCGACCGGCTGGTGCCGGTGATGTCGCGGGGCACGTTCCACTGGGCGTTGGCGACCGGCGCCCGCGGTCTCCCGACCCCGGAGGTCTTCGCCCGGCTCGACGAGCAGCGCGCGGCCGTCGCGACCGGGGGCCGGCCCGATGTCCGCACCGGCGGCCCGACCGCTCTGCAGCGCGCGCTGGTCGGCGGGGACCCGGTGGCACTCGCCGGCTGCCTGTCGAATGACCTGCAGGCCGCGGCGGTGAGTCTGCGTCCGGAGTTGCGGCGTACCCTGGCGGCGTCCCGGGAGGCGGGTGCGCTGGGTGCCGTGGTCTCCGGCTCGGGGCCGACGGTGGCGATGCTGTGCCGCGACCGGGAGCACGCCGTCGACGTCGCGACGGCGGTCGCCGCCTCGGGCGACGCCGGGTCCACCCTCGTCGCCGCCTCCTCACCGCACGGCGCCCGCCTCTGCTGATACCCACCCCTGACACAGGAGAACACCGAACCCCATGGCCACCACCAACCTCATCAACCTCGAGAACGTCAGTAAGTCCTACGGGCTGAAGACCCTCCTCGACCACGTGAGCCTGGGGGTCAACTCCACCGACCGGATCGGGGTGGTCGGCCTCAACGGCGGCGGCAAGTCCACCCTCGTGAAGATCCTCGCCGGCACCGACGCCCCCGACGACGGCCGGATCTCCCGGGTCAACGGACTGCGGCTCGCGCTCGTCAGCCAGGACAGCGAGCTGGCCGGCGACACCGTCGGGGCGGCCGCACTGGCCGGCCTGGGCGACATCGAGGTCCACGAGTGGGCCTCCGACCCGCGGGTCCGGGAGGTGCTCAGCGGGCTGGGGATCCCCGAGCTGGGGATGGACACCCCGGTCGAGGGCCTCTCCGGTGGCGAGCGTCGCCGGGTCGGGCTGGCCGCCGCCCTCGTCCGCGACCTCGACCTCGTGCTCCTCGACGAGCCGACCAACCACCTCGACGTCGAGGGCGTGCAGTGGCTCGCCGAGCACCTGCTGCAGCGGCGCTGCGCACTCGTCGTCGTCACCCACGACCGGTGGTTCCTCGACACGGTCGCCACCCGGACCTGGGAGGTCCACGACGGTGCCGTCGACGTCTACGAGGGCGGCTACAACGACTGGACCTTCGCCCGTGCCGAGCGGGCCCGGCAGGCGGACGCCGCCGAGCAGCGCCGCGCCAACCTGGCCCGCAAGGAACTCGCCTGGCTGCGCCGCGGCGCCCCGGCCCGCACCTCCAAGCCCCGCTACCGCATCGAGGCCGCCGAAGCACTCATCCGGAATGTCCCGGCCCCGCGGGACACCGTCGAACTCGTCCGCTTCGCCACGAAACGCCTCGGCAAGAAGGTCATCGAGCTCGAGGACGCCACCGTCACCACGCCGCCGCCCGAGGAACGCCGGCTCGTCGAGGACCTGACCTGGCGCATCGGCCCGGGTGACCGGATCGGTCTGGTCGGCGTCAACGGCTCGGGCAAGACGACCCTGATGCGTGTCCTCGCCGGGGAGTACCCGCTGGCCGCCGGGCGCCGCACCGAGGGGAAGACCGTGCAGATCGGCTGGCTGCGCCAGGAACTCGAGGACCTCGACCCCGACCGTCGCCTCCTCGACGCGGTCGAGGACGTCGCGACCCGGGTGACGATCGGCGACCAGGAACTGACGGCCTCCCAACTGGCCGAACGGCTCGGTTTCGCGCCGAAGCGGCAGCGCACCCCGATCCGCGACCTGTCCGGTGGTGAGCGTCGCCGGCTGCAGCTGACCCGGGTCCTCATGGCCGAACCCAATGTCCTGCTGCTCGATGAGCCGACCAACGACCTGGACATCGACACCCTCCAGGAACTGGAGAGCCTGCTCGACGGCTGGGCCGGCACCCTCGTCGTCATCTCCCACGACCGGTACCTCGTCGAGCGGATCTGCGATTCGACCTGGGCACTGTTCGGCGACGGCCGGCTGACGAACCTGCCCGGCGGCATCGGGCAGTACCTGGACCGGCGCAAGGAACTCGCGGCCGCCACTCCGGCCCCCACCCCCGCGGCGGGTACGGCCCCGGCACCGGCCGCCGGGGCGTCCGGAACCGGGCTGAGCGCCCGCGAGGACCGGGAACTGGCCAAGGAGATGAACGCGCTGGAACGTAGGATGGGGAAGCTGGACACCCGGATCGGGGAGCTCAACCGGGCCCTCGCCGAGGCCGCGGCCCCCGCCGACGGGCAGGTGGACACCGCCCGGCTGGCCGAGCTGGACCGCGAACTCGCCGGTGTGAAGGACGAACACGAGGAACTCGAGATGTCGTGGCTGGAGGTCGCGGAAAAGAGAGAGGAGGGTCATGCCTGACGCGCCGAGAGACCCGGACAAGCAGAGCCTGCGGGACACCTTCAGCGAGCTGGCCGAGGACGCCATCGAGACCGATGACCTGTTCTGGTCCCGGGAGAAGATCCCCGGGCCGGAGAAGAAGCACCGCTGGCGCCGCCCGGTCCCGCCGAGCATCTGGGGCCTCATCATCGGCGGCCTGGCCTTCGCCCTGTCGCTGACCCCGTCCCTCATCCCGCGCACCTGGCTGTACCAGGGGTTCGTCGCCGGCCTCACCGCCGCCTCCGGTCACCTCATCGGCCTGTTCCTCCGGTGGAACTGGCACCTGTGGGCCCGCGACATGGTCGAACCCTCATGGGAACGGCTCACCGCCCGGCGGAAGGTCCCGATGAAGTGGCGGCGCCGCATCGTCTGGGCCGTCATCGCCGTCATCGTCGTCGCACTGCTGGTCTGGGTCCTGTTCACCGTCCGTTGGCAGCGGGAACTCGCCGGACTGATGGGGGCCGAATCCTACACGGCGGCCCAGTTCCTGCTCGTGCTGCCGGTGGGACTGGCGGTGTGGGCGGTGCTCGACATCATCGGCCGCGGCATCGCGGTCTTCACCGGCATGCTCGCCAACGCCGTGCCGGGCAACAACACCCGCTACGGCCTGCGGCTGATCATCTCCTGGGGCGTGGTCGCGGTCGTCACCGTGGTCGTCGTCGACAATGTCCTGCCCGGCACGATCCTGCGCGCCACCGAGAAGATGTTCTCGGTGAGCAAGGACGAGATCCGGCCGGACCTGGTCAAACCCCATGTCAAGGAGCGCACCGGGGGGCCCGGCTCGCCGACGGCGTGGGAGGATCTCGGTGCCTACGGCACCCGGTTCACCGCCCTCGGCCTGTACAAGGACGACCTGGAGAAGCTGACCGGACGCCCCGCCAAGGAGCCGATCCGGGCCTACGCCAGTCTCAACGACGGCGACGATGACACGGCCCGGGCGCAGAAGGTCGTCGAGGAACTGGAACGCACCGGTGCGGCGGACCGGAAGGCGCTGCTCGTCGCCCCGGCGACCGGGACCGGCTGGGTGAACCCGACCGCGGCCGAGGCCTTCGAGCTGATGTTCGACGGGGACACGGCCGTCGCCTCCAGCCAGTACTCCTACATCCCGAGCGCGGTGCAGTTCGTCTCCGACCGCGGCCGCGTCAACGAATACGGCAAAGCCTTGATCAGCACCGTCGTCGACTGGTGGCAGACCCTGCCGGCCGACCACCGGCCGAAGATCTACGTCTACGGCGAATCCCTGGGCACCAGCGCCGGGGAGGCGGGCTTCTCGGGCCTGCGGGACATCGTCTCCTCGGTCGACGGTGTGCTGTGGATGGGCCCGCCGAACAGCAACACACTGTGGAGCGATCTCGTCGCCCGCCGCGACCCGGGGACCACGGAGGTCGATCCCGAATACTCCGGCGGCATGTCGGTCCGGTTCTCCGACAACAGTGATGACGTGCAACGCTGGAACCGCGAGCTCACGTCCGGGGACGTCCCGCCGGAGGACCGGTGGGACGGCACCCGCGTGCTGTATGTGCAGCACCCCTCCGACCCGGTGGTGTGGTGGTCACCCGACCTGCTGTTCAAACGCCCCGACTGGTTGAAGGAACCGGCCGGTTTCGACCGCTCGCCGACGATGACCTGGATGCCGGTCGTCACGTTCTGGCAGGTCACCCTCGACCTGCCGCGGGCGGCGAAGGTGCCCGACGGCCACGGCCACAACTACGGCACCACCGTGCTGGACGCCCTCGTGGCGATCGCCGGTGAAGACCGGTTCTCCCCGGACCGGGTGGAGCAGCTGCGTGGCCAGCTGGAGACCGCGATGGCCGGTCAGGGACCGGAGAAGGAGATCGGCGGCAACGACTGACCGGCGGGTAGCATCGGGTCCATGATCCTGATCAATGTCCGTTTCCGTCCGCTGCCCGAGTACCTGGAGAACTTCCGTGAGGTCGTCACCGATTTCACCGATGCGGCCCGTGCCGAGGACGGCTGCCTGTTCTTCCAGTGGTACCGCAACACCGACGACCCCGAGGAGTACCTGCTCATCGAGGCGTACAAGGACGGCACCGATGTCGCCCACGTCCAGTCCGACCACTTCAAGGCCGCCTGCGAGATGTTCCCGAAGATCCTGCGCGAGACCCCGCAGATCATCAACGACCACATCGACGGCAAGACCGAGTGGGACCGGATGGCCGAGTTCTCGGTCGACTAGCCGAGCACGACCACGACCATGACCGTCAGCGTCTGTGACCTGTTCAGTATCGGGGTGGGTCCGTCGAGTTCCCACACGGTGGGGCCGATGCGGGCCGGCGCGGCCTTCGCCGCGATGCTGCACGCCCGCCGGACGGCGTCCGGTGACTCCGGTCAGCCCGCCACCACCCGCTCCGGCACCCTCGCCGACGGCGCGGTGACCCGGGGGACCGGGATCACCGTGATCCTGTACGGCTCCCTCGCCGCGACGGGGGTCGGGCACGGCACCCTGGGGGCGTGCCTGGCCGGACTGGACGGGGCGGACCCCACCACCGTCGACCCCGACGAGATGGCCCGTCGCCTCGACGAGATCCGACGCACCCGCACCATCACCCTCGCCGGCGATCCGGACATGCCGGTCACCTGTGGCTTCGAGGACATCATCCTGCGGCCGGCGGTCCGGCGGACCATCCACACCAACGCCGTCACCTTCAGTGCCCTCGGCCCCGACGGTGTGGAGGTCAAGGAGACCTACTATTCGGTCGGCGGCGGATTCATCCGCACCGCGGACGAGGAGCCGGTCGTCGCCGGGCTCACCGGGGACCTGCTGTTCCGGTCGGCGGCGGAACTGGTCGACCGGGCGCACCGGGCCGGTGGCGTGGCCGCGGCACAGCGGGCCTGTGAACGCTCGCTGCGCAGCGACGCGGAGATCGACGCCTACCTCGACCGGGTCGTCGACGTCATGGACGGCTGTGTCCGCCGGGGTGTGGCGGCGCAGGGGACCCTGCCCGGCGGGCTGCTGGTGCGGCGCCGGGCGGGGGAGTGGTACCGCCAGCTCGGGGTCGAGGACCCTGACCACGACCCGGCATTCGCCATGGAGCGGGTGAACCTCGTCGCCATGGCGGTCAACGAGGAGAACGCCGCGGGCGGCCGGGTGGTCACTGCCCCCACCAACGGTGCGGCGGGCATCATCCCGGCCGTGCTGTTCTACGCCCGGCGCTACACCGGGACCCCGCCCGACGGTGACCGCGCCCTGTGCCGTCGCTTCCTGCTCGCCGCCGGGGCGGTCGGCTCACTGTACAAGGAGCGGGCGAGCATCTCCGGCGCGGAGGTCGGCTGCCAGGGCGAGGTCGGCTCGGCCTCGTCGATGGCGGCGGCGGGCCTGGCCGAGGTGCTCGGCGGCACCCCGGAGCAGGTCTGCAACGCCGCGGAGATCGGCATGGAACATCTGCTGGGGCTGACCTGCGACCCGGTCGGCGGGCTGGTGCAGGTGCCGTGCATCGAACGCAACGCCATCTCCGCGGCCGCGGCGGTCAAC
This is a stretch of genomic DNA from Corynebacterium nuruki S6-4. It encodes these proteins:
- a CDS encoding putative quinol monooxygenase is translated as MILINVRFRPLPEYLENFREVVTDFTDAARAEDGCLFFQWYRNTDDPEEYLLIEAYKDGTDVAHVQSDHFKAACEMFPKILRETPQIINDHIDGKTEWDRMAEFSVD
- a CDS encoding 4-(cytidine 5'-diphospho)-2-C-methyl-D-erythritol kinase: MTAPDADQDPSLGWTVSATAQGKVNLHLAVGARRPDGYHDLETVFQALDLTETVTLTVVGTCGPGEGPGDMVAGVTVTGRDAHLVPAGGRSGDIADNLAVRAVRAVAASGTSSGAVDAAAPLPRIRIDIDKGVPVAGGMAGGSADAAAALLAARALLGSRHSDADLTALAADLGADVPFCLLGGTALGQGRGDRLVPVMSRGTFHWALATGARGLPTPEVFARLDEQRAAVATGGRPDVRTGGPTALQRALVGGDPVALAGCLSNDLQAAAVSLRPELRRTLAASREAGALGAVVSGSGPTVAMLCRDREHAVDVATAVAASGDAGSTLVAASSPHGARLC
- a CDS encoding resuscitation-promoting factor, producing the protein MSPKSKSRLHRINHSSSVPLRVATGGMLATLVVGGTVVATNHKDVTLDVNGKIIKASTMSGDVAGVLKDEGVKVTDKDLITPGLDESVSGSDTVTVRSARQVALTVDGQSRSVDTTSMTVSDLLNELGYSQDGAALSSGMSSQIPVDGMELNITTPKSFTLNDGTPGEAPATMSMAAATVGDVLAMRGTPLGKDDTVTPSADTPLTQDMHIDVDRKSVEEVTEDHDIDAPVRVEEDADAPEGEETVVDPGAAGKARVTVKIHKDNGVETGREVLKSEELTPAKERVVRRGTKPAASASAPSVADGSVWDTIAQCESTGNWAINTGNGFKGGLQFTDSTWAGFGGTEYAPSADQATREQQIAVAEKVQAAQGWGAWPACTSKLGIG
- a CDS encoding TatD family hydrolase; translated protein: MSKRKRPTPVPPEPLPELADAHTHLASCGATTPAQVTEVMDRAAAVGVHRICTVGDDLAESVEALAAAHADDRVYAACAVHPTRASDLFTDGVQDRLRELVADPRCVAVGETGLDTYWITHEPETTAPLDVQEAALRWHMALAAEVGKPLMIHNREADADLLRILDDAPEDLPVMLHCFSSPLAVAREAVDRGYWLSFCGNVTFRRNEELREAARLCPADRILVETDAPFMTPEPFRGARNEPAFVGYTARCVAEVRGVTPEALGAQVAGNARRLYGWV
- a CDS encoding ABC-F family ATP-binding cassette domain-containing protein, which produces MATTNLINLENVSKSYGLKTLLDHVSLGVNSTDRIGVVGLNGGGKSTLVKILAGTDAPDDGRISRVNGLRLALVSQDSELAGDTVGAAALAGLGDIEVHEWASDPRVREVLSGLGIPELGMDTPVEGLSGGERRRVGLAAALVRDLDLVLLDEPTNHLDVEGVQWLAEHLLQRRCALVVVTHDRWFLDTVATRTWEVHDGAVDVYEGGYNDWTFARAERARQADAAEQRRANLARKELAWLRRGAPARTSKPRYRIEAAEALIRNVPAPRDTVELVRFATKRLGKKVIELEDATVTTPPPEERRLVEDLTWRIGPGDRIGLVGVNGSGKTTLMRVLAGEYPLAAGRRTEGKTVQIGWLRQELEDLDPDRRLLDAVEDVATRVTIGDQELTASQLAERLGFAPKRQRTPIRDLSGGERRRLQLTRVLMAEPNVLLLDEPTNDLDIDTLQELESLLDGWAGTLVVISHDRYLVERICDSTWALFGDGRLTNLPGGIGQYLDRRKELAAATPAPTPAAGTAPAPAAGASGTGLSAREDRELAKEMNALERRMGKLDTRIGELNRALAEAAAPADGQVDTARLAELDRELAGVKDEHEELEMSWLEVAEKREEGHA
- the rsmA gene encoding 16S rRNA (adenine(1518)-N(6)/adenine(1519)-N(6))-dimethyltransferase RsmA gives rise to the protein MTDSDNTSDTTGIRLLGPVEIRGLAAELDITPTKKLGQNFVLDPNTVRRIVTAADLTPDDHVIEVGPGLGSLTLALLEQAGDVTAVEIDPRLAERLPRTVAEFAPSRADDVHVVRHDALTLTAADMDAAGLPAPTALVANLPYNVSVPVLLHLLEEFPSITRVLVMVQLEVADRLAASPGSKIYGVPSVKAGFHGTVRKAGTVGRNVFWPAPKIDSGLVRIDRWTDGTRPWQAALEDIGADRLQAEVFAVTDAAFLQRRKTLRAALSGYFGSGAAAGEVLAAAGIDPRERGEKLSTERFVDLAVASLGRAGQ
- a CDS encoding alpha/beta hydrolase, with protein sequence MPDAPRDPDKQSLRDTFSELAEDAIETDDLFWSREKIPGPEKKHRWRRPVPPSIWGLIIGGLAFALSLTPSLIPRTWLYQGFVAGLTAASGHLIGLFLRWNWHLWARDMVEPSWERLTARRKVPMKWRRRIVWAVIAVIVVALLVWVLFTVRWQRELAGLMGAESYTAAQFLLVLPVGLAVWAVLDIIGRGIAVFTGMLANAVPGNNTRYGLRLIISWGVVAVVTVVVVDNVLPGTILRATEKMFSVSKDEIRPDLVKPHVKERTGGPGSPTAWEDLGAYGTRFTALGLYKDDLEKLTGRPAKEPIRAYASLNDGDDDTARAQKVVEELERTGAADRKALLVAPATGTGWVNPTAAEAFELMFDGDTAVASSQYSYIPSAVQFVSDRGRVNEYGKALISTVVDWWQTLPADHRPKIYVYGESLGTSAGEAGFSGLRDIVSSVDGVLWMGPPNSNTLWSDLVARRDPGTTEVDPEYSGGMSVRFSDNSDDVQRWNRELTSGDVPPEDRWDGTRVLYVQHPSDPVVWWSPDLLFKRPDWLKEPAGFDRSPTMTWMPVVTFWQVTLDLPRAAKVPDGHGHNYGTTVLDALVAIAGEDRFSPDRVEQLRGQLETAMAGQGPEKEIGGND
- the metG gene encoding methionine--tRNA ligase, giving the protein MSKHVLTSVAWPYANGPRHIGHVAGFGVPSDVFARYERMSGNEVLMVSGTDEHGTPLLVQAEKEGVPVQELADRYNRVIVEDLAGLGLSYDLFTRTTTRNHYAVVQELFRGLNDNGYMVKQTTTGAIDPKTGRTLPDRFIEGTCPICGATDARGDQCDNCGNQLDPADLIDPRSKIDGATPEFVETEHFMLDLPAFAGALEEWLKTRTGWRPNVLKFSLNLLKDMRPRAMSRDIDWGVPVPIEGWQDNNAKKLYVWFDAVVGYLSASIEWAWRTGDPEAWKKWWSDPEALSYYFMGKDNITFHSQIWPAELLGYAGKGDKGGEVGVLGELNLPTEVVSSEFLTMSGSKFSSSKGVVIYVRDFLREFGPDALRYFIAVAGPENMDTDFTWDEFVRRVNTELANEWGNLVSRTVSMAVKNFGEIPAPAEFTAEDRDLLDDAAAAFGVVGEAISHCRFKAGIAEAMRIVGRANQYLAAQEPWKLAKDEAQRDRLGTVLFTALQVIADANTLLTPYLPFSAQRVFETLGGTGVWAAQPEVREVTDDSPLTPVGVGLPEAGRSYPVIMGDYADQQARWERIDLTPGTPLSKPAPLFTRLDPELAENGPEWARVEKD